In Capsicum annuum cultivar UCD-10X-F1 unplaced genomic scaffold, UCD10Xv1.1 ctg73292, whole genome shotgun sequence, a genomic segment contains:
- the LOC124894358 gene encoding acid phosphatase 1-like, with amino-acid sequence HDCNAVVDAAIEHAKTLNVSKDGKDLWVFNVDETTLSNVPYYARPTVGFGATNASVGKKFESSINEGKSPAVPSVLRLYQTLVDLGIKPIFITDTKEEFRQGKK; translated from the exons TACATGACTGTAACGCCGTGGTTGACGCTGCTATCGAGCATGCTAAGACCCTTAACGTTTCAAAAGATGGCAAGGACCTTTGGGTCTTTAACGTTGATGAAACCACTCTCTCTAACGTTCCTTATTATGCTCGTCCTACGGTTGGCTTTGG GGCAACAAATGCCAGCGTTGGTAAGAAGTTTGAGTCGTCGATTAATGAAGGAAAATCACCAGCAGTGCCAAGCGTTCTTCGTCTGTATCAAACATTGGTAGACTTGGGTATTAAACCAATATTTATAACGGACACAAAAGAAGAATTTAGACAA